A portion of the Mycobacterium paraseoulense genome contains these proteins:
- a CDS encoding MFS transporter: MARSHRIAVWDPEDAAAWDNGNRAIARRNLFWQVVNVHVAFSIWYLWSVMVLFMPQSVYGFSTGDKLLIGAVASLVGGLARIPYAMAANWFGGRNWTMFSAAVLLIPTAGAMVLLAHPGLPLWPYLVCAALTGLGGGNYSASLAKVDGLFPQRLKGFTLGLIGGMANLGSASIQAVGLVVLATVGHEAPYWVCSIYLVLLAVGGLGAALFMDNVVAHRTGLSLHNVRSIMSVPDSWAISFFYMCASGSFLGFAFAFGQVLAHNFTAAGESHGQASLHAAEIAFIGPLLGSVARIVGGKVSDRFGGGRVTLAVFVAAIAAGALLVGVSLQADAAKDRGADVTGLTLAGYIVGFIALFIFCGAAKGAVYKLIPSVFEERARVLGLGNGERHHWARVRSGALIGFAGAFGALGGVGIDLALRQSYDTEGTETPAFCIFLACYVAAAVLVWARYVRPQRKHASIPAVPRERTAEETVTT; this comes from the coding sequence GTGGCGCGTTCGCATCGCATCGCGGTCTGGGACCCGGAGGACGCCGCGGCCTGGGACAACGGGAATCGCGCCATCGCCCGCCGGAATCTGTTCTGGCAGGTCGTGAACGTCCATGTCGCCTTCTCGATTTGGTACCTGTGGTCGGTCATGGTGCTGTTCATGCCGCAATCGGTCTACGGCTTTTCGACCGGTGACAAACTGTTGATCGGTGCCGTCGCGTCCCTGGTTGGTGGGCTGGCCCGCATCCCCTACGCGATGGCCGCGAATTGGTTCGGCGGACGAAACTGGACCATGTTCTCGGCGGCCGTGCTCCTGATCCCCACCGCAGGCGCGATGGTGCTGTTGGCCCACCCCGGGCTTCCCCTGTGGCCCTACCTGGTGTGCGCTGCGCTGACCGGGTTGGGCGGGGGCAACTACTCCGCGTCGCTGGCCAAGGTCGATGGCCTGTTCCCGCAGCGGCTCAAGGGATTCACGCTCGGCCTCATCGGCGGGATGGCCAACCTCGGGTCGGCCAGCATTCAGGCCGTCGGACTGGTGGTGTTGGCCACCGTCGGGCACGAGGCGCCGTACTGGGTGTGCTCGATCTATCTGGTGCTGCTGGCGGTCGGTGGTCTCGGTGCCGCGCTGTTCATGGACAACGTGGTGGCGCACCGCACCGGGCTGTCGCTGCACAACGTGCGCTCCATCATGTCAGTGCCCGACTCGTGGGCCATCTCCTTCTTCTACATGTGCGCGTCAGGGTCGTTCCTCGGTTTCGCGTTCGCGTTCGGCCAGGTGCTGGCGCACAACTTCACGGCGGCCGGGGAAAGCCACGGCCAGGCGTCGCTGCACGCCGCCGAAATAGCATTCATCGGGCCCCTGCTGGGGTCGGTGGCGCGGATAGTCGGTGGCAAGGTGAGTGACCGCTTCGGCGGCGGCCGCGTCACCCTGGCGGTCTTCGTCGCCGCCATCGCTGCCGGTGCGCTCCTGGTCGGGGTCAGCCTGCAGGCCGACGCCGCGAAGGATCGCGGTGCCGACGTGACCGGGCTGACGCTGGCGGGTTACATCGTCGGCTTCATCGCGCTGTTCATCTTCTGTGGAGCGGCCAAAGGGGCGGTGTACAAGCTGATCCCGTCGGTATTCGAGGAGCGAGCGCGTGTGTTGGGCCTCGGCAACGGTGAACGCCACCACTGGGCCCGGGTCCGGTCGGGGGCGCTCATCGGATTCGCCGGGGCCTTTGGCGCGCTCGGCGGGGTCGGAATCGACCTGGCGCTGCGGCAGTCCTATGACACCGAAGGCACCGAAACCCCGGCGTTCTGCATCTTCTTGGCGTGTTACGTCGCGGCGGCGGTGCTGGTCTGGGCGCGCTATGTGCGACCCCAGCGCAAGCACGCGTCGATCCCGGCTGTTCCGCGTGAACGAACGGCGGAGGAGACGGTCACGACGTGA
- a CDS encoding PPE family protein, giving the protein MLDFGALPPEINSERMYSGAGAGPMLTAAAAWDVLANGLESASRGYAAVISQLQGESWSGSASAAMASAAAPYVAWVINAGVSAEQAAGQARAAAAAYETAFAATVPPALVTANRVQLQALVATNVFGQNTAMIGATEAEYEQMWAQDAAAMYNYAGSSSAITTLTQFNEPPQTTNAAGPSAQAAAVGQATGTSTAGTAQTSLSQAMSAVPQQLQTLAAGGSSGSSSSSAASGSSLLSEVSNFNTVTGPAGLASNFSRTGTSAGSFITGAYRSGIQASSGAAKAAAGAAKAASTAASPAGLGGPVLANAGNATSVGKLTVPQSWAATNPAATTVAEPHWLSDAELEGGPSWHEGPATSVWNGVPTAGTGQSSSGLLSRPSVNNVLRVTPRQFKMPRPSVGG; this is encoded by the coding sequence ATGCTTGATTTCGGGGCGCTGCCGCCGGAAATCAATTCGGAAAGAATGTATTCCGGTGCCGGCGCGGGGCCGATGCTGACGGCCGCCGCGGCGTGGGACGTCTTGGCCAATGGGTTGGAGTCGGCGTCGCGCGGTTACGCCGCGGTCATTTCGCAGTTGCAAGGCGAAAGTTGGTCTGGCAGCGCCTCAGCCGCGATGGCCAGCGCCGCCGCACCCTACGTGGCCTGGGTGATCAACGCGGGCGTGAGCGCCGAGCAGGCCGCGGGTCAGGCGCGCGCGGCCGCGGCGGCCTACGAGACCGCCTTCGCCGCCACCGTTCCGCCGGCACTCGTGACGGCCAACCGCGTCCAGCTGCAGGCGCTGGTGGCGACCAACGTCTTCGGGCAGAACACCGCGATGATCGGGGCGACCGAGGCCGAATACGAACAGATGTGGGCCCAGGATGCCGCTGCGATGTACAACTACGCCGGGTCCTCGTCGGCTATCACCACACTGACGCAGTTCAATGAGCCGCCGCAGACCACCAACGCCGCCGGCCCGTCCGCTCAAGCCGCCGCGGTGGGGCAAGCCACGGGGACCTCAACCGCCGGGACCGCGCAGACAAGCCTGTCGCAGGCGATGTCGGCCGTGCCACAACAGTTGCAGACCCTTGCGGCGGGCGGATCTTCGGGCTCGTCGAGCTCGTCGGCCGCATCGGGGTCGTCGCTACTGAGTGAGGTCAGCAACTTCAATACGGTTACCGGTCCCGCGGGTTTGGCTTCGAACTTCAGCCGGACCGGGACGTCGGCGGGGAGCTTCATCACCGGCGCTTACCGGTCCGGCATCCAGGCGAGCAGCGGGGCTGCCAAGGCTGCCGCAGGCGCGGCCAAGGCGGCAAGCACCGCGGCGAGTCCAGCAGGTCTGGGCGGTCCGGTACTCGCGAATGCGGGTAACGCCACGAGCGTGGGCAAATTGACCGTGCCCCAAAGCTGGGCGGCGACCAATCCTGCGGCGACCACGGTTGCTGAGCCGCACTGGTTGTCCGACGCAGAACTCGAAGGCGGTCCATCCTGGCACGAAGGCCCCGCGACCAGCGTGTGGAACGGTGTGCCGACCGCGGGCACGGGCCAATCGTCGTCCGGGCTGTTATCGCGCCCCTCGGTCAACAACGTGCTGCGGGTAACGCCGCGCCAATTCAAGATGCCCCGTCCTTCGGTCGGCGGCTAG
- a CDS encoding MFS transporter encodes MTRSQRISDWDPEDVAAWDVGNRAIARRNLIWSIATAHVAFSIWYLWSVMVLFMPVSTYGFSTGDKLLIGATASLIGAVARIPYAMAGARFGGRNWAMFSSGILLIPTAGTIVLLNHPGLPLWPYLVCAALTGLGGANYSASLSTAEAFFPQRLKGFALGLTGGIANLGSAVIQAVGLFVLATVGHEAPYWVCAVYLVLLAVVGVGAAVFMDNLHYRIDMSHLKEVLKVPDAWGIAFLYLCCSGSFLGFAFAFGQVLQHNFFVGGQSHAQASLHAAEVAFTGPLLGSVARVVGGKLSDRFGGGRVSVALLICMIVGGGFLVVVSTHDDLARAAGKPVTLFTVVGYIVGFIALFICSGAAKGSVYKLIPSVFDARSRELNADDTERRQWARIRSGTLIGFAGAFGALGGVGINLSLRQSYDSTGTETPAYWIFLACYVAAAVLAWMRYARPQAMSAPRPPRLIEEAPVPTSPIGAQPGIDPAHPVDVPVVRS; translated from the coding sequence ATGACGCGTAGCCAACGCATCTCAGATTGGGACCCAGAGGACGTCGCAGCATGGGATGTCGGCAACAGGGCCATCGCCCGGCGTAACCTGATCTGGTCGATCGCCACGGCGCATGTCGCCTTCTCCATTTGGTACCTGTGGTCGGTGATGGTGCTGTTCATGCCCGTGTCGACCTACGGATTTTCGACCGGGGACAAGTTATTGATCGGCGCCACCGCGTCTTTGATCGGGGCGGTCGCGCGCATCCCTTACGCGATGGCGGGCGCGAGGTTCGGTGGACGTAACTGGGCAATGTTCTCGTCGGGCATACTGCTGATTCCCACCGCCGGCACCATCGTGCTGCTGAATCATCCCGGGCTGCCGTTGTGGCCGTACCTGGTCTGCGCAGCGCTGACCGGATTGGGTGGCGCCAATTACTCCGCCTCGCTGTCCACCGCCGAGGCGTTCTTCCCGCAGCGGCTGAAGGGCTTCGCGCTGGGCTTGACGGGCGGAATCGCAAACCTCGGCTCGGCGGTCATCCAGGCCGTCGGTCTGTTCGTGCTTGCCACCGTCGGTCACGAGGCGCCGTACTGGGTCTGCGCGGTCTACCTGGTGCTGCTGGCCGTCGTAGGCGTGGGCGCCGCGGTGTTCATGGACAACCTCCACTACCGCATCGATATGAGCCACCTCAAAGAGGTCCTCAAGGTGCCCGACGCCTGGGGGATCGCTTTCCTCTACCTGTGTTGCTCCGGTTCGTTTCTCGGTTTCGCGTTCGCCTTCGGCCAGGTGCTGCAACACAACTTTTTCGTCGGTGGGCAAAGCCACGCGCAGGCATCGCTGCACGCCGCCGAGGTTGCCTTCACCGGACCGCTGCTGGGATCGGTGGCGCGGGTGGTCGGCGGCAAGCTGAGCGACCGCTTCGGCGGTGGGCGCGTCAGTGTTGCTCTGTTGATCTGCATGATCGTGGGCGGCGGGTTTCTGGTCGTCGTCAGCACCCACGACGACCTCGCCCGCGCCGCGGGGAAACCGGTGACGCTGTTCACCGTGGTGGGTTACATCGTCGGCTTCATCGCCCTGTTCATATGTTCCGGCGCGGCTAAGGGCTCGGTGTACAAGCTGATCCCTTCGGTCTTCGATGCGCGCAGCAGGGAACTGAACGCCGATGACACCGAACGCCGGCAGTGGGCGCGTATCAGATCGGGGACTTTGATCGGATTCGCCGGTGCGTTCGGGGCGCTCGGCGGCGTGGGCATCAACCTATCCCTGCGGCAGTCCTACGACAGCACCGGCACCGAGACACCGGCATATTGGATCTTCCTCGCGTGTTACGTCGCGGCCGCTGTGCTGGCCTGGATGCGCTACGCGCGTCCCCAGGCCATGTCCGCACCACGGCCGCCGCGGCTGATCGAGGAGGCGCCCGTTCCCACCTCGCCGATCGGTGCGCAGCCGGGGATTGACCCGGCGCATCCTGTCGACGTGCCGGTGGTGCGTTCTTGA
- the cysC gene encoding adenylyl-sulfate kinase: MSDNITWHEHNISRGEREKLNGHRGCVIWFTGLSGSGKSTVANLVEQKLYERGVRSFLLDGDNVRYGLNAGPGILEERHGIEFAQRFGLGFSAQDREENIRRIGAVSKLFCEAGVIALTAFISPYRRDRDAVRATLNDGDFLEVFIDTPIEVCEQRDPKGLYKKARAGEIKGFTGIDDPYEAPARPELRLEGGEKPAETLAEEVVLHLEQVGVIPVRDRTPKPEGMVEV; encoded by the coding sequence ATGTCTGACAACATCACGTGGCACGAACACAACATCAGTCGCGGCGAACGCGAGAAACTCAATGGCCACCGGGGATGCGTCATTTGGTTCACCGGGTTGAGCGGCAGTGGGAAGAGCACGGTCGCGAACCTTGTCGAACAGAAGCTGTACGAGCGTGGAGTCCGGAGCTTTCTGCTGGACGGCGACAACGTCCGTTACGGGCTCAACGCCGGGCCGGGGATCCTCGAAGAGCGTCACGGGATCGAGTTCGCCCAGCGGTTCGGGCTGGGCTTCTCGGCCCAAGATCGGGAAGAGAACATCCGGCGAATCGGCGCGGTGTCGAAACTGTTCTGCGAGGCCGGCGTTATCGCCTTGACGGCGTTCATCAGCCCCTACCGCCGCGACCGCGATGCGGTGCGCGCGACGCTGAACGACGGGGACTTCCTGGAGGTCTTCATCGATACCCCCATCGAGGTGTGTGAACAGCGCGATCCCAAGGGGCTCTACAAGAAGGCCCGGGCCGGTGAAATCAAGGGCTTCACCGGGATCGATGATCCCTACGAGGCGCCGGCGCGACCGGAATTGCGGCTCGAAGGCGGCGAAAAGCCGGCGGAGACGCTGGCCGAGGAGGTCGTTCTCCATCTCGAGCAGGTGGGCGTGATACCCGTGCGTGATCGCACCCCGAAACCCGAAGGAATGGTTGAAGTTTGA